One Sporomusaceae bacterium ACPt DNA window includes the following coding sequences:
- the mneA gene encoding Putative manganese exporter, which yields MEAFLTSLIFVVLAEMGDKTQLLGMCFATRYRWQTVLWGVFVATVLNHLFAVEVGNYLTRFVPISYIQIAAAVSFIIFGLWTIRGDELDESCANAKYSPFWTVAIAFFMAEMGDKTQLATVALAAKFNTVIPVWLGTTVGMMIANAIGIIIGVTLGKRIPERLVKWISAAIFIFFGFVGLYQNLPEKFLTMPFMIGAVVVVALCAYYLVKLEKKPELAKE from the coding sequence ATGGAAGCATTTTTGACATCCTTAATTTTTGTTGTATTAGCCGAAATGGGCGATAAAACGCAGTTACTAGGCATGTGTTTTGCTACCCGGTATCGTTGGCAAACCGTTTTATGGGGGGTTTTTGTAGCAACAGTATTAAATCACTTGTTTGCAGTCGAGGTCGGAAATTATCTAACCCGGTTTGTTCCTATTAGCTACATCCAAATTGCGGCAGCAGTCTCTTTTATTATTTTTGGACTTTGGACAATAAGAGGAGATGAGTTAGACGAAAGCTGTGCTAATGCTAAATACAGTCCGTTTTGGACAGTTGCCATAGCGTTTTTTATGGCTGAAATGGGAGATAAAACCCAATTAGCTACAGTAGCTTTAGCGGCAAAATTTAATACAGTGATACCCGTGTGGCTAGGTACAACGGTCGGCATGATGATTGCAAACGCTATCGGTATCATTATCGGCGTAACACTTGGCAAAAGAATTCCCGAGCGATTGGTTAAATGGATATCTGCCGCCATTTTTATTTTCTTCGGTTTTGTTGGTTTATACCAAAACCTTCCTGAAAAGTTTTTAACAATGCCGTTTATGATTGGAGCGGTAGTTGTTGTTGCTTTATGTGCTTACTATTTAGTGAAATTAGAGAAGAAACCGGAACTGGCAAAAGAATAG
- a CDS encoding 18 kDa heat shock protein, whose product MFGLVPFRKNLPTRDYFNQLMHGFFDDDFLIPFGNMANGFRLDLRETENEYIVEADLPGVKKGDITLHYENQYLTISAKRDETQEVKDESYVRKERRYGQFQRSIYVDNVIEDKIDAKFNDGVLTVTLPKQDKTQKRRGNIQIH is encoded by the coding sequence ATGTTTGGGTTAGTACCATTTCGTAAGAATTTACCAACACGAGACTATTTTAACCAACTTATGCATGGGTTCTTTGACGATGATTTTTTGATACCCTTTGGAAATATGGCTAATGGTTTTCGGTTAGACCTCCGGGAAACCGAAAATGAATATATTGTCGAAGCCGATCTGCCAGGGGTTAAGAAAGGCGATATTACTTTACATTATGAAAACCAATATTTAACTATTTCTGCCAAAAGAGATGAAACCCAGGAAGTAAAAGACGAAAGCTATGTCCGCAAGGAAAGACGATATGGCCAATTCCAAAGAAGTATCTATGTAGATAATGTTATTGAAGATAAGATTGACGCAAAATTCAACGACGGTGTTCTTACAGTAACTTTGCCAAAGCAGGATAAGACCCAAAAGCGACGGGGGAATATTCAAATTCATTAA
- a CDS encoding Putative phosphoribosyl transferase, which translates to MFNDRTHAGQLLAEKLGARNLKNPYILAVPRGGVAVASPIAGKFQAKLAILIAKKIGHPLNPEVAIGAIMPDGSLIHDNQYVTGIGVQQERFDKLAAEARKALNERAKIYEAAIVKNYEIKGRDIIIVDDGIATGYTMLAAVKWLKKWNPASLTVAVPVAPADVLNKLRQEEVQVVCVDERDVFTAVGSYYKNFEEMTDQEALEYHRLAPNAIVRL; encoded by the coding sequence ATGTTTAATGACCGTACTCATGCCGGGCAACTTTTGGCAGAAAAATTAGGCGCGCGTAACTTGAAAAATCCATATATACTGGCAGTTCCCCGCGGCGGGGTGGCGGTGGCATCCCCGATTGCCGGCAAATTCCAGGCTAAGCTGGCGATTCTTATCGCTAAAAAAATCGGTCATCCGTTAAATCCGGAAGTGGCTATTGGTGCTATCATGCCGGACGGCAGCTTGATTCACGACAACCAGTATGTTACCGGGATTGGTGTGCAACAAGAACGTTTTGACAAACTAGCAGCCGAAGCGCGCAAGGCCTTGAACGAGCGGGCTAAAATTTACGAGGCGGCCATTGTTAAAAATTACGAAATTAAAGGCCGTGATATCATCATTGTTGATGATGGCATTGCCACCGGCTATACCATGCTGGCAGCTGTAAAATGGCTTAAGAAATGGAATCCTGCCAGCTTAACTGTTGCCGTACCGGTAGCTCCTGCCGATGTGCTAAATAAATTACGGCAGGAAGAAGTCCAGGTTGTTTGCGTCGACGAACGCGATGTATTTACCGCTGTAGGCAGTTATTATAAAAATTTTGAGGAAATGACCGATCAAGAGGCGCTTGAATATCATCGGCTTGCTCCAAACGCTATCGTCAGATTATAG